From a single Ciconia boyciana chromosome 6, ASM3463844v1, whole genome shotgun sequence genomic region:
- the KLHDC2 gene encoding kelch domain-containing protein 2 isoform X1 yields the protein MADDNEDLQADEELPAPAEDSFEQLENDSPAERSGHVAVTDGRCMYVWGGYKNAQVRGFYDFYLPRDEIWIYNMETGRWKKSKTEGDVPPSMSGSCAVCVDRVVYLFGGHHARGNTNKFYMLNSRSTDKVLQWVRVECQGVPPSSKDKLGVWVYKNKLIFFGGYGYFPEGKQRGTFEFDETSFWNSGLPRGWNDHVHVLDTETFTWSQPITTGKTPSPRAAHACATVGNRGYVFGGRYRESRMNDLYYLNLDTWEWNEIITQGICPVGRSWHSLTPISSDHLFLFGGFTTDKQPLSDAWIYCISKNEWIQFEHNYSEKPRLWHTACASEEGEVIVFGGCANNLLAHTKAAHSNEILVFSLQPRSLVRLCLEAVICFKEMLASSWNCLPKHLLHSVNQRFGSNNTSGS from the exons ATGGCCGATGATAACGAAGACCTGCAGGCAGATGAAGAGCTCCCGGCTCCAGCTGAGGACAGCTTTGAGCAGCTGGAGAATGATAGCCCTGCGGAGCGCAGCGGGCACGTGGCAGTCACTGATGGACGCTGCATGTATGTCTGGGGAGGCTATAAG AATGCCCAAGTTAGGGGATTTTATGACTTCTATCTGCCTAGAGATGAAATATGGATCTACAACATGGAAACTGGAAGATG GAAGAAGAGTAAAACAGAGGGAGATGTTCCACCTTCCATGTCTGGAAGTTGTGCCGTGTGTGTAGACAGAGTGGTGTACCTATTTGGAGGACATCATGCACGTGGCAATACAAACAAG ttcTACATGTTAAATTCCAGATCCACGGACAAAGTGCTGCAGTGGGTCAGAGTAGAGTGTCAGGGGGTACCCCCTTCATCAAAGGACAAACTTGGCGTTTGGGTTTACAAAAACAA gctAATATTTTTTGGAGGCTATGGTTATTTTCCTGAAGGGAAACAACGAGGGACTTTTGAATTTGATGAAACCTCTTTTTGG aattcagGTCTTCCTAGAGGGTGGAACGACCACGTGCATGTTCTGGACACTGAAACTTTTACTTGGAGCCAGCCTATAACTACG ggTAAAACTCCATCACCACGAGCAGCTCACGCCTGTGCTACAGTTGGGAACAGAGGCTACGTGTTTGGTGGCAGATACAGA GAGTCCAGAATGAATGATCTTTACTATCTGAATTTGGATACGTGGGAATGGAATGAAAT AATCACGCAAGGCATTTGCCCAGTTGGCCGATCATGGCATTCTTTAACACCAATTTCCTCAGATCACCTCTTTCTCTTTGGAGGATTCACCACTGACAAGCAGCCATTAA gtGATGCTTGGATTTATTGTATCAGCAAGAATGAGTGGATACAGTTTGAGCACAACTATTCTGAAAAACCAAG GCTGTGGCACACCGCTTGTGCAAGCGAAGAGGGAGAGGTGATTGTCTTTGGGGGCTGCGCCAACAACTTACTTGCCCATACTAAAGCT gcTCACAGTAATGAAATACTCGTGTTCTCTCTACAACCAAGATCTCTCGTAAG GTTGTGCCTCGAAGCAGTCATTTGCTTTAAGGAGATGCTGGCCAGTTCCTGGAATTGCCTCCCCAAGCACTTGCTGCACAGCGTCAATCAGCGGTTTGGAAGCAACAACACCTCGGGCTCCTGA
- the KLHDC2 gene encoding kelch domain-containing protein 2 isoform X3, with protein MITKTCRQMKSSRLQLRTALSSWRMIALRSAAGTWQSLMDAACMSGEAIRKKSKTEGDVPPSMSGSCAVCVDRVVYLFGGHHARGNTNKFYMLNSRSTDKVLQWVRVECQGVPPSSKDKLGVWVYKNKLIFFGGYGYFPEGKQRGTFEFDETSFWNSGLPRGWNDHVHVLDTETFTWSQPITTGKTPSPRAAHACATVGNRGYVFGGRYRESRMNDLYYLNLDTWEWNEIITQGICPVGRSWHSLTPISSDHLFLFGGFTTDKQPLSDAWIYCISKNEWIQFEHNYSEKPRLWHTACASEEGEVIVFGGCANNLLAHTKAAHSNEILVFSLQPRSLVRLCLEAVICFKEMLASSWNCLPKHLLHSVNQRFGSNNTSGS; from the exons ATGATAACGAAGACCTGCAGGCAGATGAAGAGCTCCCGGCTCCAGCTGAGGACAGCTTTGAGCAGCTGGAGAATGATAGCCCTGCGGAGCGCAGCGGGCACGTGGCAGTCACTGATGGACGCTGCATGTATGTCTGGGGAGGCTATAAG GAAGAAGAGTAAAACAGAGGGAGATGTTCCACCTTCCATGTCTGGAAGTTGTGCCGTGTGTGTAGACAGAGTGGTGTACCTATTTGGAGGACATCATGCACGTGGCAATACAAACAAG ttcTACATGTTAAATTCCAGATCCACGGACAAAGTGCTGCAGTGGGTCAGAGTAGAGTGTCAGGGGGTACCCCCTTCATCAAAGGACAAACTTGGCGTTTGGGTTTACAAAAACAA gctAATATTTTTTGGAGGCTATGGTTATTTTCCTGAAGGGAAACAACGAGGGACTTTTGAATTTGATGAAACCTCTTTTTGG aattcagGTCTTCCTAGAGGGTGGAACGACCACGTGCATGTTCTGGACACTGAAACTTTTACTTGGAGCCAGCCTATAACTACG ggTAAAACTCCATCACCACGAGCAGCTCACGCCTGTGCTACAGTTGGGAACAGAGGCTACGTGTTTGGTGGCAGATACAGA GAGTCCAGAATGAATGATCTTTACTATCTGAATTTGGATACGTGGGAATGGAATGAAAT AATCACGCAAGGCATTTGCCCAGTTGGCCGATCATGGCATTCTTTAACACCAATTTCCTCAGATCACCTCTTTCTCTTTGGAGGATTCACCACTGACAAGCAGCCATTAA gtGATGCTTGGATTTATTGTATCAGCAAGAATGAGTGGATACAGTTTGAGCACAACTATTCTGAAAAACCAAG GCTGTGGCACACCGCTTGTGCAAGCGAAGAGGGAGAGGTGATTGTCTTTGGGGGCTGCGCCAACAACTTACTTGCCCATACTAAAGCT gcTCACAGTAATGAAATACTCGTGTTCTCTCTACAACCAAGATCTCTCGTAAG GTTGTGCCTCGAAGCAGTCATTTGCTTTAAGGAGATGCTGGCCAGTTCCTGGAATTGCCTCCCCAAGCACTTGCTGCACAGCGTCAATCAGCGGTTTGGAAGCAACAACACCTCGGGCTCCTGA
- the KLHDC2 gene encoding kelch domain-containing protein 2 isoform X2, whose translation MLTLRGPLSTVSKWPMITKTCRQMKSSRLQLRTALSSWRMIALRSAAGTWQSLMDAACMSGEAIRKKSKTEGDVPPSMSGSCAVCVDRVVYLFGGHHARGNTNKFYMLNSRSTDKVLQWVRVECQGVPPSSKDKLGVWVYKNKLIFFGGYGYFPEGKQRGTFEFDETSFWNSGLPRGWNDHVHVLDTETFTWSQPITTGKTPSPRAAHACATVGNRGYVFGGRYRESRMNDLYYLNLDTWEWNEIITQGICPVGRSWHSLTPISSDHLFLFGGFTTDKQPLSDAWIYCISKNEWIQFEHNYSEKPRLWHTACASEEGEVIVFGGCANNLLAHTKAAHSNEILVFSLQPRSLVRLCLEAVICFKEMLASSWNCLPKHLLHSVNQRFGSNNTSGS comes from the exons ATGTTGACGCTACGCGGCCCGCTGAG CACTGTATCGAAATGGCCGATGATAACGAAGACCTGCAGGCAGATGAAGAGCTCCCGGCTCCAGCTGAGGACAGCTTTGAGCAGCTGGAGAATGATAGCCCTGCGGAGCGCAGCGGGCACGTGGCAGTCACTGATGGACGCTGCATGTATGTCTGGGGAGGCTATAAG GAAGAAGAGTAAAACAGAGGGAGATGTTCCACCTTCCATGTCTGGAAGTTGTGCCGTGTGTGTAGACAGAGTGGTGTACCTATTTGGAGGACATCATGCACGTGGCAATACAAACAAG ttcTACATGTTAAATTCCAGATCCACGGACAAAGTGCTGCAGTGGGTCAGAGTAGAGTGTCAGGGGGTACCCCCTTCATCAAAGGACAAACTTGGCGTTTGGGTTTACAAAAACAA gctAATATTTTTTGGAGGCTATGGTTATTTTCCTGAAGGGAAACAACGAGGGACTTTTGAATTTGATGAAACCTCTTTTTGG aattcagGTCTTCCTAGAGGGTGGAACGACCACGTGCATGTTCTGGACACTGAAACTTTTACTTGGAGCCAGCCTATAACTACG ggTAAAACTCCATCACCACGAGCAGCTCACGCCTGTGCTACAGTTGGGAACAGAGGCTACGTGTTTGGTGGCAGATACAGA GAGTCCAGAATGAATGATCTTTACTATCTGAATTTGGATACGTGGGAATGGAATGAAAT AATCACGCAAGGCATTTGCCCAGTTGGCCGATCATGGCATTCTTTAACACCAATTTCCTCAGATCACCTCTTTCTCTTTGGAGGATTCACCACTGACAAGCAGCCATTAA gtGATGCTTGGATTTATTGTATCAGCAAGAATGAGTGGATACAGTTTGAGCACAACTATTCTGAAAAACCAAG GCTGTGGCACACCGCTTGTGCAAGCGAAGAGGGAGAGGTGATTGTCTTTGGGGGCTGCGCCAACAACTTACTTGCCCATACTAAAGCT gcTCACAGTAATGAAATACTCGTGTTCTCTCTACAACCAAGATCTCTCGTAAG GTTGTGCCTCGAAGCAGTCATTTGCTTTAAGGAGATGCTGGCCAGTTCCTGGAATTGCCTCCCCAAGCACTTGCTGCACAGCGTCAATCAGCGGTTTGGAAGCAACAACACCTCGGGCTCCTGA